In Thermothelomyces thermophilus ATCC 42464 chromosome 4, complete sequence, a single genomic region encodes these proteins:
- a CDS encoding chromatin-remodeling complex ATPase-like protein, with amino-acid sequence MAPRAKQSGNDTDVSMPDAPEQSKPVQTADDMEVDETPDYTDSDTNPNTTASSVAGDPVVDGRKKRSEVNQLRRSIFGKKHDRLGESKEDDTLRRFRYLLGLTDLFRHFIETNPNPKIREIMKEIDRQNEEEARQRKRGGRQGGATSERRRRTEAEEDAELLKDEKDGGSAETVFRESPPFIQGTMRDYQIAGLNWLISLHENGISGILADEMGLGKTLQTIAFLGYLRHIMGITGPHLVTVPKSTLDNWKREFEKWTPEVNVLVLQGAKEERHQLINDRLVDENFDVCITSYEMILREKAHLKKFAWEYIIIDEAHRIKNEESSLAQVIRMFNSRNRLLITGTPLQNNLHELWALLNFLLPDVFGDSEAFDQWFSGQDRDQDTVVQQLHRVLRPFLLRRVKSDVEKSLLPKKEINVYIGMSEMQVKWYQKILEKDIDAVNGAGGKRESKTRLLNIVMQLRKCCNHPYLFEGAEPGPPYTTDEHLIYNAGKMVVLDKLLKRIQKQGSRVLIFSQMSRLLDILEDYCVFRGYKYCRIDGSTAHEDRIAAIDEYNKPGSDKFIFLLTTRAGGLGINLTTADIVILYDSDWNPQADLQAMDRAHRIGQTKQVVVYRFVTDNAIEEKVLERAAQKLRLDQLVIQQGRAQVAAKAAANKDELLSMIQHGAEKVFQTKGAFGTMAEKGSQLDDDDIDAILQAGETRTKELNARYEKLGIDDLQKFTSESAYEWNGEDFAARKKDIGINWINPAKRERKEQIYSIDKYYKQTFNAGGRAAEAKPKAPRAPKQVPVHDYQFYPPRLRELQDRETAYYRKEIGYKVPLPEGDDENLSEREAERALEQQEIDNATPLTEEEQEEKQALAQQGFGDWNRRDFQQFINGSGKYGRYDYEGIAQEVDSKTPQEVKAYAKVFWQRYTEIADYHKYIKIIEDGEERMRKIEHQRKMLRKKMNQYRVPLQQLKINYSVSTTNKKVYTEEEDRFLLVLLDKYGVDSEGIYERIRDEIRESPLFRFDWFFLSRTPTELARRCNTLLTTVVKEFEDVNTTKSNGANGKFKREPDDDENDEDSILGLAPAKKKTKANGVKNKALDNVKSAKGSKANSTSPSRASSVGSTNSTPAGAKAKSKGKKK; translated from the exons GAGGTCGATGAAACCCCCGACTACACCGACTCCGACACGAATCCAAACACTACTGCCAGCAGCGTAGCTGGTGACCCCGTAGTCGACGGCCGCAAGAAGCGATCAGAAGTCAACCAGTTACGTAGGAGTATCTTCGGCAAAAAGCACGACCGGCTGGGCGAGTCGAAG GAAGATGATACACTCCGTCGGTTCCGGTACCTCCTGGGTCTCACTGACCTCTTTCGCCACTTCATCGAGACAAACCCGAATCCCAAGATCCGCGAAATCATGAAGGAGATTGATCGACAGAATGAGGAAGAAGCCAGGCAGAGGAAGCGCGGCGGTCGCCAGGGTGGCGCTACTAGCGAGAGACGTCGCCGAACCGAGGCTGAGGAAGATGCCGAGCTGCTCAAGGATGAAAAGGATGGAGGTTCTGCCGAGACCGTCTTCCGGGAGTCTCCTCCCTTCATCCAAGGCACCATGAGGGACTACCAGATCGCCGGTCTGAACTGGCTGATCTCTCTTCACGAGAACGGCATCTCAGGCATCCTTGCCGACGAAATGGGCTTGGGCAAGACCCTGCAGACCATCGCCTTCCTCGGTTATTTGCGCCACATCATGGGCATCACGGGTCCTCACCTCGTCACTGTTCCTAAGTCTACCCTGGACAACTGGAAGCGAGAATTCGAAAAGTGGACGCCGGAAGTCAACGTTCTCGTTCTACAGGGCGCTAAAGAGGAGCGCCACCAGCTCATCAATGATCGGCTGGTAGACGAGAACTTTGATGTCTGCATCACCAGCTACGAGATGATTCTCCGCGAGAAGGCTCACCTCAAGAAGTTCGCCTGGGAGTATATCATTATCGACGAAGCGCACCGTATCAAGAACGAGGAGTCATCACTGGCTCAAGTCATCCGCATGTTTAACTCTAGAAATCGCCTCCTCATCACCGGCACCCCTCTCCAGAACAACCTGCACGAACTCTGGGCCCTCCTCAATTTTCTGCTCCCTGATGTGTTTGGCGACTCGGAGGCCTTCGACCAATGGTTCTCGGGCCAGGATCGGGATCAGGACACGGTTGTTCAGCAGCTGCATCGCGTGCTGCGTCCTTTCCTGCTTCGCCGCGTCAAGAGCGACGTTGAGAAGAGCCTCCTTCCTAAAAAGGAGATCAACGTCTACATTGGCATGTCGGAGATGCAGGTCAAGTGGTACCAAAAGATCCTCGAGAAAGACATCGACGCGGTCAACGGAGCAGGCGGAAAGCGTGAGTCTAAAACGAGATTGCTCAACATTGTCATGCAGCTTCGGAAATGCTGCAATCACCCATACCTTTTTGAGGGTGCCGAGCCTGGCCCGCCTTACACCACTGACGAGCATCTCATCTACAATGCTGGGAAGATGGTTGTCCTCGACAAGCTGTTGAAGAGGATTCAGAAGCAGGGCAGCCGCGTCCTCATCTTCTCCCAGATGAGTCGTCTGTTGGATATTCTGGAGGACTATTGCGTGTTTCGAGGATACAAGTACTGCCGCATTGACGGCAGCACGGCGCACGAAGATCGTATTGCCGCAATCGATGAATACAACAAGCCGGGATCCGACAAGTTCATATTTTTGCTGACAACCAGAGCTGGTGGCCTGGGCATCAATCTCACCACGGCCGACATCGTGATACTATACGACAGCGACTGGAACCCGCAGGCCGATCTGCAGGCAATGGACCGGGCTCACCGTATCGGTCAGACTAAGCAAGTTGTTGTCTACCGCTTTGTCACGGACAATGCTATCGAGGAGAAAGTTTTGGAGCGCGCCGCACAAAAGTTGCGCCTCGATCAGCTGGTCATCCAGCAAGGCCGCGCTCAAGTTGCTGCCAAGGCTGCGGCCAACAAAGACGAGCTGCTTTCCATGATCCAACACGGAGCCGAGAAGGTGTTCCAGACAAAGGGTGCGTTTGGAACAATGGCGGAGAAAGGAAGCCAGCTGGATGACGACGATATCGACGCGATCCTGCAGGCCGGCGAGACCCGAACCAAGGAGCTAAACGCTCGATACGAGAAGCTCGGTATCGACGACCTCCAGAAGTTCACATCGGAGTCGGCCTACGAATGGAATGGCGAGGACTTTGCCGCGCGTAAGAAGGATATCGGAATCAATTGGATTAATCCGGCAAAGCGTGAGCGCAAAGAACAGATTTACTCGATTGACAAGTACTACAAGCAGACATTCAACGCTGGAGGAAGGGCTGCCGAGGCGAAGCCGAAAGCGCCCCGTGCCCCAAAGCAGGTGCCCGTTCACGACTACCAATTCTATCCCCCGAGGCTCCGCGAACTCCAGGACAGGGAGACGGCATACTACCGCAAGGAGATCGGGTACAAGGTTCCTCTCCCAGAAGGCGACGATGAAAACCTGTCGGAGCGCGAGGCCGAGAGAGCTCTTGAACAACAGGAGATTGACAACGCCACGCCGCTCACTGAGGAGGAGCAAGAGGAGAAACAAGCGCTCGCCCAACAAGGGTTTGGTGATTGGAACAGGCGCGATTTTCAACAGTTTATCAACGGCTCCGGGAAATATGGACGCTACGACTACGAGGGGATCGCGCAGGAGGTTGACAGCAAAACACCTCAAGAAGTCAAGGCATATGCCAAGGTCTTCTGGCAGCGTTACACCGAGATCGCCGATTATCACAAGTATATCAAGATCATTGAGGATGGCGAGGAGCGGATGCGCAAGATCGAGCATCAGCGCAAAATGCTGCGCAAGAAGATGAACCAGTACCGCGTGCCGCTACAGCAGCTCAAAATCAACTACTCGGTCTCAACCACCAACAAAAAGGTGTACACGGAAGAGGAGGACCGATTCCTGCTCGTGCTTTTGGACAAGTACGGCGTGGACTCGGAGGGCATCTATGAGCGGATCAGGGACGAGATCCGGGAGAGCCCACTCTTTCGGTTCGACTGGTTTTTCCTGAGCCGGACGCCAACCGAGCTCGCGCGTCGTTGCAATACGCTCCTTACTACGGTTGTGAAGGAGTTCGAGGATGTCAACACGACCAAGTCGAACGGCGCGAACGGGAAGTTCAAGCGGGAGCCAGACGATGATGAGAATGACGAGGATAGCATCCTGGGCTTGGCGCCtgccaagaagaagacgaaggCAAACGGTGTCAAG AATAAGGCTCTTGACAATGTGAAGTCGGCAAAGGGCAGCAAAGCTAACTCGACGTCTCCCTCGCGGGCGTCGAGTGTTGGGTCTACAAATTCTACTCCCGCTGGCGCAAAGGCCAAGTCTAAGGGCAAGAAAAAGTAA